Proteins encoded within one genomic window of Dyadobacter chenhuakuii:
- a CDS encoding aspartate-semialdehyde dehydrogenase gives MKIAVVGATGLVGGEILKVLEERNFPVTELLAVASERSVGKEVTFKGKQIKVIGFEDAIAAKPEIAIFSAGGSTSLELAPRFAEAGITVIDNSSAWRMDPTKKLVVPEINAGELTKEDKIIANPNCSTIQMVVVLNPLHQKYKIKRVVVSTYQSVTGTGKAAVDQLFSERAGDHSRGKVYPHQIDLNVLPHIDVFLDNGYTKEEMKMTNETKKIMGDDSIAVTATTVRIPTIGGHSEAVNIEFENEFDLDEVRQILSEAEGVILQDDPKNALYPMPLTAHGKDETFVGRIRRDESQPKTLNLWIVADNLRKGAATNTVQIAEFLAKHDLVGVAQAV, from the coding sequence ATGAAAATCGCAGTAGTAGGCGCTACCGGTTTGGTAGGCGGCGAAATCCTCAAAGTGCTCGAAGAGCGTAATTTCCCGGTGACGGAATTATTAGCCGTTGCATCAGAAAGATCTGTTGGTAAGGAAGTTACATTCAAGGGTAAACAGATAAAGGTGATCGGATTTGAGGACGCGATTGCAGCCAAACCTGAAATAGCGATATTTTCGGCTGGTGGCAGCACGTCATTAGAGCTTGCACCAAGATTCGCAGAGGCGGGAATTACAGTTATCGATAATTCCTCAGCATGGAGAATGGACCCGACCAAAAAACTGGTTGTTCCTGAAATCAATGCAGGCGAATTGACCAAAGAAGACAAAATTATTGCAAACCCAAACTGCTCAACCATTCAAATGGTGGTGGTTTTGAATCCTTTGCACCAAAAATATAAGATCAAACGCGTGGTGGTTTCTACTTACCAGTCTGTAACGGGAACGGGTAAGGCGGCCGTTGATCAGCTTTTCTCGGAGCGCGCCGGCGATCACAGCCGCGGAAAAGTATATCCGCACCAGATCGACCTGAATGTATTGCCGCATATCGACGTGTTTTTGGATAACGGCTATACAAAGGAAGAAATGAAAATGACCAACGAAACGAAGAAAATCATGGGCGACGACAGCATTGCAGTAACTGCAACAACGGTTCGTATCCCAACGATCGGTGGTCACTCTGAGGCGGTTAACATTGAATTTGAAAATGAATTTGATCTGGATGAAGTGCGTCAGATCCTGAGCGAGGCGGAAGGCGTGATTTTGCAGGATGATCCTAAAAACGCGCTTTATCCAATGCCATTAACAGCACACGGCAAGGACGAAACATTCGTAGGCCGCATCCGCCGCGACGAATCTCAGCCTAAAACATTGAACCTGTGGATTGTAGCAGATAACCTTCGCAAAGGAGCAGCGACTAACACGGTTCAGATTGCGGAGTTTTTAGCCAAGCATGATTTGGTAGGCGTTGCGCAGGCTGTTTAA
- a CDS encoding 5-formyltetrahydrofolate cyclo-ligase produces MMDKAALRKDFLSKRMSLTEDDILVKNNLICQNLFAALTLQGPETIHLFLPQIIKNEINTWQIVNQLQASFSQIRIVAPYVIPGTKEMEHYLLDKNTKLITNPWGIPEPDPATSIRVNAEEIDRVYIPLLAFDERGYRVGYGGGYYDRFLAKCRPDIVKTGLSFFEPVSKIDDIDPYDMPMNASITPEKIWTW; encoded by the coding sequence ATGATGGACAAAGCCGCGTTGCGTAAAGATTTCCTTTCCAAAAGAATGTCGCTGACGGAAGATGACATTTTGGTCAAAAATAATCTGATCTGCCAGAATCTGTTTGCAGCACTTACATTACAAGGACCGGAAACGATTCATCTTTTTTTGCCCCAAATCATTAAAAATGAGATTAATACCTGGCAGATAGTCAATCAATTACAAGCTTCATTTTCTCAAATCCGGATCGTTGCGCCTTACGTCATTCCGGGCACCAAGGAAATGGAACATTATCTTTTGGATAAAAACACAAAGCTGATCACAAATCCATGGGGCATTCCGGAGCCGGATCCTGCGACTTCCATACGCGTCAATGCTGAGGAAATTGATCGGGTTTACATTCCGCTGCTGGCTTTCGACGAGCGGGGTTACCGGGTGGGTTATGGCGGCGGTTATTATGACCGTTTTCTGGCTAAATGTCGTCCTGACATTGTTAAAACAGGCCTTTCCTTTTTTGAGCCGGTTTCTAAAATCGATGACATTGATCCTTACGACATGCCGATGAATGCCAGCATAACGCCTGAAAAAATCTGGACTTGGTAA
- a CDS encoding NADP-dependent isocitrate dehydrogenase has product MSKIKVANPVVELDGDEMTRIIWKFIKEKLILPYLDLDIKYYDLGVEYRDETNDQVTIDAANAIKEYGVGIKCATITPDEDRVKEFNLKQMWKSPNGTIRNILDGTVFREPIVMSNVPRLVTNWSAPIIVGRHAFGDQYKATDFVVPGKGKLTIKFEGEDGNVIEHEVYQFKGPGVAMGMYNIDESIRGFAYACFNVALDKGWPLYLSTKNTILKKYDGRFKDIFQEVYESDYAGKVHYEHRLIDDMVASALKWEGNFVWACKNYDGDVQSDTVAQGFGSLGLMTSVLVTPDGKTMEAEAAHGTVTRHYREHQKGKPTSTNPIASIFAWTRGLAFRGKLDDNQPLIDFSLALEKVCIETVESGKMTKDLAVNIHGNDVKHGEHYLYTEEFLDAIDENLKAALA; this is encoded by the coding sequence ATGAGCAAAATTAAAGTTGCAAATCCCGTAGTGGAGCTTGACGGAGACGAAATGACCAGAATTATCTGGAAATTTATTAAGGAAAAACTTATTCTACCATATCTGGATCTGGATATCAAATATTACGATTTGGGCGTGGAATACCGCGACGAAACCAATGACCAGGTGACCATAGATGCCGCTAATGCGATTAAAGAATATGGTGTTGGTATCAAATGCGCAACGATTACACCTGACGAAGACCGCGTTAAGGAGTTCAATTTGAAGCAAATGTGGAAGTCGCCGAACGGAACAATCCGTAACATCCTGGATGGAACGGTTTTCCGCGAGCCGATCGTAATGAGCAATGTGCCTCGTTTGGTAACAAACTGGTCTGCACCGATTATCGTCGGTCGTCACGCGTTTGGAGATCAATATAAAGCAACGGATTTTGTTGTTCCTGGAAAAGGAAAGCTTACCATTAAGTTTGAAGGCGAAGATGGCAATGTGATCGAGCACGAAGTGTATCAGTTCAAAGGGCCGGGCGTTGCGATGGGAATGTACAACATTGACGAGTCGATCCGTGGATTTGCTTATGCTTGTTTTAATGTTGCATTGGACAAAGGATGGCCACTTTACCTTTCTACAAAAAATACAATCCTTAAAAAATACGACGGTCGCTTCAAGGATATTTTCCAGGAAGTTTACGAAAGCGATTATGCAGGAAAAGTGCATTATGAGCACCGTCTGATCGACGACATGGTGGCTTCTGCATTGAAATGGGAAGGTAACTTTGTTTGGGCTTGTAAAAACTATGATGGTGATGTTCAGTCAGATACAGTTGCGCAAGGTTTTGGTTCACTTGGTTTGATGACTTCTGTGTTGGTAACACCGGATGGCAAAACAATGGAAGCAGAAGCAGCGCACGGAACGGTAACACGTCACTACCGCGAGCACCAGAAAGGAAAACCGACTTCGACAAATCCAATCGCATCGATTTTTGCATGGACGCGTGGTTTGGCATTCCGTGGAAAGCTTGACGACAACCAGCCATTGATCGATTTCAGCCTTGCCCTTGAAAAAGTGTGTATCGAAACGGTTGAAAGCGGTAAAATGACGAAAGACCTTGCTGTAAACATTCACGGAAATGACGTGAAACACGGCGAGCATTATCTTTATACAGAAGAATTCCTTGATGCAATCGATGAAAATCTGAAAGCAGCATTGGCCTAA
- a CDS encoding type II toxin-antitoxin system RelE family toxin, producing MYKLIFTSNALKSLKAIPKSDASKILEKLEELSINPDATRNVKRLHSHPIAVFRLRIGDYRVLFDKEDAFRIIEVIDLGHRKHIYE from the coding sequence ATGTACAAACTGATTTTTACCAGCAATGCCCTCAAAAGCTTGAAGGCAATCCCGAAAAGCGACGCCTCAAAAATCTTGGAAAAGCTGGAAGAGCTATCGATCAATCCGGATGCCACCCGAAATGTAAAAAGACTTCATAGCCATCCAATAGCCGTTTTTCGTTTGAGAATAGGCGACTATCGTGTGCTTTTTGACAAAGAAGATGCTTTCAGAATTATCGAGGTCATCGATTTAGGCCACCGAAAACATATTTACGAATGA
- a CDS encoding prevent-host-death family protein — protein MNLHAQIIEESGKPKFAVLPIDKYESLVKELADFDSIEDLADYLRAIKVKSENKFWHSLNDVKAELGI, from the coding sequence ATGAACCTACATGCACAAATAATCGAAGAATCCGGCAAACCAAAATTCGCAGTCCTGCCGATTGACAAATACGAATCTTTGGTAAAGGAGCTGGCTGATTTTGACAGCATAGAAGACCTCGCCGATTATCTAAGAGCAATAAAGGTAAAGTCGGAAAATAAATTCTGGCATTCACTGAATGATGTGAAGGCGGAGCTGGGTATTTAA
- a CDS encoding pyridoxal phosphate-dependent aminotransferase, protein MSAVAEQTQVAPRLLADRINALEESSTLAMTKMARELAAQGHKVISLSVGEPDFKTPAHICEAAKKAIDDGFHGYSPVAGYPDLRKAIADKLKRDNNIDWKPENIVVSTGAKHSLANVIQVLINPGDEVVIFAPYWVSYSEMVKLAEGKSVIIDGAFDNDFKVTAAQLEAAITPRTRVVMYASPNNPTGAVYSEKELREIAAVIEKHEDVYVLADEIYEYINFTDEGHFSMGSIPALKERVITVNGVAKGYAMTGWRIGFTAAAKWIADGVEKLQGQVTSGTNSIAQKAATAAFNGPMEPSIEMTKAYARRRDLVVGLLREIPGFKVNMPQGAFYAFPDVSYYFGKSDGTTTINNSDDFSNWLLNNSYVSTVAGSGFGAPDCIRISTAAADEALVEAVQRIKDAVATLK, encoded by the coding sequence ATGTCCGCAGTAGCAGAGCAAACCCAGGTTGCACCCCGGTTATTGGCCGACCGGATCAACGCACTCGAAGAATCTTCGACGCTTGCGATGACGAAAATGGCACGTGAATTGGCCGCACAAGGTCACAAAGTAATCAGTCTGAGCGTTGGAGAGCCCGATTTTAAGACGCCCGCTCACATTTGCGAGGCTGCTAAGAAGGCCATTGATGATGGTTTTCATGGTTATTCTCCCGTTGCAGGTTATCCTGATCTGCGAAAGGCCATTGCTGATAAGTTAAAGCGCGACAATAATATAGATTGGAAACCTGAAAATATCGTGGTTTCTACGGGTGCGAAGCATTCTTTAGCTAATGTGATCCAGGTTTTGATCAACCCAGGCGATGAGGTTGTAATTTTTGCGCCTTACTGGGTAAGTTATTCGGAAATGGTAAAATTGGCTGAGGGCAAATCGGTGATTATCGATGGTGCTTTTGACAATGATTTCAAGGTAACGGCGGCACAATTGGAAGCGGCGATTACACCACGCACTAGAGTTGTAATGTATGCTTCGCCAAACAATCCAACCGGCGCAGTTTACTCAGAAAAAGAATTGAGAGAGATCGCAGCTGTGATTGAAAAACACGAAGACGTTTACGTTCTGGCTGACGAAATCTACGAATATATCAACTTCACGGACGAAGGACATTTCAGCATGGGATCAATTCCTGCTTTGAAAGAACGCGTGATTACGGTGAATGGTGTGGCAAAAGGTTACGCCATGACCGGATGGAGGATCGGCTTTACGGCTGCTGCCAAATGGATCGCGGATGGTGTTGAAAAATTGCAGGGCCAGGTTACTTCGGGAACCAATTCTATCGCTCAAAAAGCGGCAACAGCTGCTTTCAATGGTCCGATGGAGCCTTCAATTGAAATGACAAAAGCTTATGCACGTCGTCGCGACTTAGTTGTTGGTTTGCTGAGAGAAATTCCTGGATTTAAGGTAAATATGCCGCAGGGTGCGTTTTACGCATTCCCGGATGTGAGTTACTATTTTGGAAAATCGGACGGAACGACAACGATCAACAACTCGGACGATTTTTCTAACTGGCTGCTTAACAACTCCTACGTGTCGACCGTGGCAGGTTCGGGATTTGGTGCGCCGGATTGCATTCGTATCTCAACTGCGGCTGCTGACGAAGCGCTTGTAGAAGCGGTGCAACGCATTAAAGATGCCGTAGCGACTTTAAAATAA
- a CDS encoding ferredoxin--NADP reductase produces MSKYYFLKVKEIEKETEEASTLHFWHPLNEVVAYRPGQFLTLLLPVDDKKIRRSYSMSSSPYTDVSLAITIKRVPGGYASNLLLDTIKVGDTLEVMEPMGAFFPKQSDDQTRQVVFIGAGSGVTPLFSILKSVLMVEPESEVFLIYGSRNEESIIFKDKLDALQAKYGERLKVVHTLSQPSESWEGEKGRLNKSHLLKIVEKLPTLNKAEAEFFLCGPEDMMEEAHRALAILAVPENKIRKESFMTATAAQPGEVTLEDEDDTLKTREITLFYEGAEYKLPVKPHETVLEAALSMDIDLPYSCQAGMCTACLGRCTSGKVHLDEEDALSEAELNEGFILTCVSHPMSDDVIIEVE; encoded by the coding sequence ATGAGTAAGTATTATTTTTTGAAGGTTAAAGAAATAGAAAAGGAGACTGAAGAGGCTTCAACACTGCATTTCTGGCATCCGCTGAATGAAGTGGTGGCTTACAGACCGGGGCAGTTTTTGACATTGCTTTTGCCGGTTGATGATAAGAAAATCCGGCGTTCCTATTCCATGTCGAGCTCGCCTTATACGGATGTTTCCCTGGCCATCACGATCAAAAGGGTGCCCGGTGGTTATGCTTCTAATCTGCTTTTGGATACGATTAAAGTCGGCGATACATTGGAAGTAATGGAGCCGATGGGCGCATTTTTTCCCAAACAAAGTGACGACCAGACTCGGCAGGTTGTGTTTATAGGAGCCGGAAGCGGTGTGACACCATTATTTTCTATACTCAAATCTGTGTTGATGGTCGAGCCGGAAAGTGAAGTTTTCCTGATTTACGGCAGCCGGAATGAGGAAAGCATTATTTTTAAGGACAAGCTCGATGCATTACAGGCCAAATATGGCGAGCGTTTGAAAGTGGTGCATACATTAAGTCAGCCGTCGGAAAGTTGGGAAGGGGAGAAGGGGCGTTTGAATAAAAGTCATTTACTCAAAATCGTTGAAAAGCTGCCTACATTGAATAAGGCCGAAGCCGAATTCTTTCTTTGCGGGCCAGAAGATATGATGGAGGAAGCGCATCGGGCATTGGCGATTTTGGCTGTTCCGGAAAACAAAATCCGGAAAGAAAGCTTCATGACCGCCACGGCTGCACAACCCGGCGAAGTGACTTTGGAAGATGAAGACGATACATTGAAAACGCGCGAAATCACATTATTCTATGAAGGCGCGGAATACAAATTGCCTGTAAAACCGCATGAAACAGTGCTCGAAGCGGCATTGAGTATGGACATTGACCTGCCTTACTCGTGTCAGGCGGGCATGTGCACGGCTTGCTTGGGCAGATGTACTTCCGGAAAAGTGCATTTGGACGAAGAGGATGCACTTTCAGAGGCAGAATTGAATGAAGGATTTATTCTCACTTGCGTAAGTCATCCCATGAGTGATGACGTGATTATTGAAGTAGAGTAA
- a CDS encoding M56 family metallopeptidase, whose product MKIIQNLLSDQAVTSFGWTLIHSLWQGTLIAVIAIAGFYLLRRKSANLKYVFGVGFLAAQVFVSGLTFIYYYFKGTSAAIVDAGLGAKSNEMIHLASSTMNRAMDTQLPLSFKIQIWLSAHLNELVVCWLIGAAFLLLRFAGGWIFTERLRTKANIVMDKEWRARFGVMIAKMNITQSVEFRESAKIVTPMVIGALSPVVLIPIGLLSGFSTSQVEAILAHELAHIRRNDYLINMLQSFVEVVFFFHPAIWWLSDRIRAEREHCCDDIALSVCGDKMSLAHALVKVAEWQHTPGFAMAFASKKPLLLQRIQRVMGISPKPATLGNFPIIFFALSLAIGVSVYAVAQKSDKQKVAKKITKPVTKKHKQHTYKVKEGNVYQIAANEPIDIHVDDVAEISIPDFDIPSIEIPEFEIPEIDFAGMADVPFMNDSTQKKMNEIHRKLQALQAEMEPYNQRIEELNLEMEKYRFEVERVERNMEKLDWKKEGAMELREDLMEKRSSLLEKSRSNDAKINEQELEKQLADFEQQIKAQEQIISELNAQIASTRKETLKAEEPIRNLEKEMEGLREKMESIGEKMGVESLGLARFEARSVPRAKVARVPRPAKATSIRSGQAPPPPPAPAKAKAPKAPAPPAAPAAPAEK is encoded by the coding sequence ATGAAAATAATCCAAAACCTTCTTTCTGACCAAGCCGTCACTTCCTTTGGATGGACTTTGATTCATTCCCTCTGGCAAGGCACATTAATCGCTGTTATCGCCATAGCTGGCTTCTATCTGCTTCGCCGCAAATCTGCCAATCTGAAATACGTTTTTGGCGTCGGATTTTTGGCCGCTCAGGTTTTCGTATCCGGACTCACATTCATTTATTATTATTTTAAAGGAACGTCAGCGGCAATAGTCGACGCAGGCCTAGGCGCTAAATCCAATGAAATGATCCATTTGGCCAGTTCCACAATGAACCGTGCGATGGATACACAACTTCCACTTTCGTTTAAGATTCAGATTTGGCTATCGGCCCATTTAAACGAACTGGTTGTATGCTGGCTTATTGGCGCTGCTTTTCTGCTCTTGCGTTTTGCAGGCGGATGGATCTTTACGGAAAGATTGCGCACAAAAGCCAACATTGTCATGGATAAAGAATGGCGTGCCCGATTTGGCGTGATGATTGCTAAAATGAACATTACGCAATCGGTTGAATTCCGGGAGTCCGCCAAAATTGTAACGCCTATGGTCATTGGAGCCCTTAGCCCGGTCGTGTTGATTCCGATCGGTTTGCTTTCCGGGTTTTCGACTTCGCAAGTGGAGGCGATTTTGGCACACGAACTGGCGCATATCCGTCGCAATGATTATTTGATCAACATGCTGCAATCTTTTGTGGAAGTTGTTTTCTTTTTCCATCCTGCCATATGGTGGCTATCGGACCGGATCCGGGCGGAACGTGAACATTGCTGTGACGACATTGCACTGAGCGTTTGCGGGGACAAAATGTCACTAGCGCACGCATTGGTAAAAGTGGCCGAATGGCAGCACACGCCTGGTTTTGCGATGGCCTTTGCTTCTAAAAAACCATTGCTTCTACAACGGATTCAGCGCGTTATGGGCATAAGCCCGAAGCCTGCGACACTTGGTAATTTCCCCATCATATTTTTTGCATTAAGTTTGGCCATTGGTGTTTCCGTTTATGCTGTCGCCCAAAAAAGTGACAAGCAAAAAGTGGCAAAAAAGATCACAAAACCGGTCACCAAAAAGCACAAGCAACACACTTATAAAGTTAAGGAGGGTAATGTTTACCAAATTGCTGCTAACGAACCGATTGACATTCACGTAGATGATGTTGCGGAAATAAGCATCCCAGATTTTGACATCCCTTCAATTGAAATTCCCGAGTTTGAAATCCCTGAAATTGACTTCGCCGGTATGGCAGACGTTCCCTTTATGAACGACTCGACGCAGAAAAAGATGAACGAGATCCATCGCAAGCTGCAAGCATTGCAGGCAGAAATGGAGCCATATAATCAGCGTATTGAGGAGCTTAATCTCGAAATGGAAAAATACCGGTTCGAGGTGGAGCGTGTGGAAAGGAATATGGAGAAGCTCGATTGGAAAAAAGAAGGCGCTATGGAGCTGCGCGAAGATCTGATGGAAAAAAGATCCTCGCTTCTGGAAAAATCCCGTTCCAATGATGCCAAGATTAACGAACAGGAATTGGAAAAGCAACTGGCTGATTTCGAACAACAGATCAAAGCACAAGAGCAAATTATTTCCGAGCTGAATGCACAAATCGCTTCTACGAGAAAAGAAACATTAAAAGCGGAAGAGCCGATCCGAAATCTTGAAAAAGAAATGGAAGGCCTTCGTGAAAAGATGGAATCGATCGGTGAGAAAATGGGCGTTGAATCACTTGGTCTTGCGCGCTTCGAAGCCAGATCCGTCCCGCGAGCAAAGGTTGCACGTGTTCCTCGACCCGCAAAGGCCACTTCTATCCGGAGCGGACAAGCGCCACCTCCACCGCCCGCGCCTGCAAAGGCAAAAGCACCGAAAGCTCCTGCTCCGCCCGCGGCACCAGCAGCACCAGCGGAAAAATAA
- a CDS encoding BlaI/MecI/CopY family transcriptional regulator gives MYIKPTDSELKILNYLWQAGPSTVRAVHDALSVTKDVGYTTTLKLMQIMHDKGLLYRTEQGRSHIYVALLGKEETQQNLLGKLVETAFQGSAAQMVMQALGNHSTSKEELDEIRALLNNLENNR, from the coding sequence ATGTACATCAAGCCAACCGATTCCGAACTAAAAATTTTAAATTACCTCTGGCAAGCAGGCCCCAGCACCGTGCGTGCAGTTCATGATGCCTTGTCTGTGACCAAAGATGTGGGTTACACAACTACATTAAAGCTTATGCAGATCATGCATGACAAAGGACTTTTGTATCGCACCGAACAGGGTCGCTCGCACATTTATGTTGCGTTGCTGGGGAAAGAGGAGACACAGCAAAACTTGCTGGGCAAATTGGTGGAAACTGCATTTCAGGGCTCAGCCGCACAGATGGTTATGCAAGCACTGGGAAACCATTCCACCTCCAAAGAAGAACTAGATGAAATACGTGCGTTATTAAACAATCTTGAAAACAATCGTTAG